The Salvelinus sp. IW2-2015 linkage group LG15, ASM291031v2, whole genome shotgun sequence genome includes a region encoding these proteins:
- the LOC111974979 gene encoding inactive carboxypeptidase-like protein X2: MGGHIAVVCLVLLALCCVLLPRAGESAGGIVSLGQAVEERGMEALYGEESQDEPAKEEELTETQSQTSKEKRATEEDALPARVRRAEEEEEGKGDKKKDKKDKKDKKDKDKKDKKDKKDKKNKEPKVPKATKKPKADKKPKKGKEKEPRTEAPTTPPPTTTTLPPTTTTPPPTTTTEVYTEAEPDPYPDYPYPDNEDDYWKPDEEEPGGPVVDPEDDYWQGENPTATPPTPVMDGKVDKGDEDYWDARYEEPENFPFPDGTEVVPTEKDDWSYAVTEELVTPPPTYESPWYEEYDYGHSGGQTKKQGERETQRKEKEREDRERAQQRREKEERAKAKKRPHVFKEPKKCPPLGMESHRIESDQLLASSMSHYRYSQARARLNIQASDDEEDMHGGAWCPNPEDNIHWFEMDARKATEFTGIITQGRDSRNESDFVTSYYVQFSNDSREWKTIHDGYSDWLFFGNSDKDTPVLNQLAEPILARYIRVIPQSWNGSCCMRLEVLGCPLPDPTSAYQRLQNEVTPVQYLDFRHHNYSDMVTMMKSVSEECPNITSMYSLGRSSNGLDILAMVISGNPTEHEIGEPEFRYTAGLHGNEATGREMVLLLLQYLCKEYNDGNPRVRRLVEGIRIHLVPSLNPDGQEKALAVGSELSGWTTGHWTEDGHDIFQNFPDLNSVLWEAEDKGMVPKLTPNHHVKIPADQEGDDRIAVETRAIILWMESHPFVLGANFQGGERFVAYPYDNHRLTKTAGASTREGKRERAQSRKKRQYEEFEEPEEDDRNRGYQQPEEDQWNRGYQEPEEDQWNRGYQAAEEEQWTGDTSRPEGRQWNRGYQQPEEDQWNRGYQQPEEDQWNRGYQQREEDQYNRGYQQPEEEWRGHGYGHREEEEEDDRGRGGYAEPEDEPRATADASFFRWLAISYASTHLSMTYTSHGSCHGNDITGGVGIVNRAKWQPVKGSMNDFSYLHTNCLELSVFLGCDKFPHQSELVIEWEKNREAMLTFMEQVQRGIRGVVKDNEGNPIANATVSVEGVNHDVSTAVTGDYWRLLNPGEYRVTVRAEGYAPLTKLCVVGYEAGATTCSFNLAKSNWDRIKQIMALHGNKPIRLLSHGNGGTRRNTVSNGNRHVTPPDRVTAMGPEARRKQKQKLGLDRTRRLRQQRLMRSTTPVPPTTTPVPPTTTPVPPTTTPVPTTTEAEPTTAWYDSWFIGEEQTSAPESFTDSILDYKYEYKIDDY; encoded by the exons ATGGGAGGTCATATTGCAGTGGTGTGTTTGGTTCTGCTGGCCCTATGCTGTGTGCTACTGCCCAGAGCAGGGGAGAGTGCAGGAGGCATTGTCTCTTTAGGCCAGgctgtagaggagagagggatggaggcccTATATGGAGAGGAGTCCCAGGATGAACCAGCTAAAGAAGAGGAACTCACAGAGACACAAAGCCAGACTAGCAAGGAAAAGAGAGCCACAGAGGAGGATGCCCTACCAG CCAGGGTCAGGAGAgccgaagaggaagaggagggcaaaggggataaaaagaaagacaagaaagaCAAGAAAGACAAGAAAGACAAAGACAAGAAAGACAAGAAAGACAAGAAAGACAAGAAGAACAAGGAGCCCAAAGTGCCCAAGGCCACCAAGAAGCCTAAAGCAGACAAAAAGCCAAAGAAGGGCAAAGAAAAGGAGCCACGAACAGAAGCACCTACAACTCCACCACCCACAACTACCACACTACCACCCACAACTACCACACCACCACCTACAACTACCACAGAGGTGTACACAGAAGCAG AACCTGACCCATACCCAGACTACCCCTACCCAGACAACG AGGATGACTACTGGAAGCCAGATGAGGAGGAGCCCGGAGGCCCAGTGGTCGACCCAGAAGATGACTATTGGCAGGGAGAGAACCCAACGGCCACGCCCCCCACTCCTGTGATGGATGGAAAGGTGGACAAGGGAGACGAGGACTACTGGGACGCCAGAT ACGAGGAGCCCGAGAATTTTCCTTTCCCTGATGGTACAGAGGTCGTCCCCACAGAGAAAGATGACTGGAGCTATGCTGTTACAG AGGAGCTTGTTACACCACCACCCACCTATGAAAGCCCATGGTACGAGGAGTATGACTACGGGCATAGTGGTGGACAGA CGAaaaaacagggggagagagagacccaaaggaaagaaaaggagagagaggatagag AGAGAGCTcagcagaggagggagaaggaagagcgGGCCAAAGCCAAGAAGAGACCACACGTATTCAAGGAGCCCAAAA AGTGTCCTCCCCTGGGTATGGAGTCTCATAGGATAGAATCAGACCAGCTGctggcctcctccatgtctcacTACCGCTACAGCCAAGCCAGGGCACGACTCAACATAcag gctTCGGATGATGAGGAGGACATGCATGGTGGGGCGTGGTGTCCTAACCCAGAGGACAATATTCACTGGTTTGAGATGGACGCTCGCAAAGCAACAGAGTTTACTGGGATCATAACACAGGGACGAGACTCACGTAACGA GAGTGACTTTGTGACATCGTACTACGTGCAATTCAGTAATGACAGCAGAGAATGGAAAACCATCCATGACGGTTACTCTGACTGG ttGTTTTTTGGTAACTCTGATAAGGATACCCCTGTGCTGAATCAGTTAGCTGAGCCCATACTAGCGCGCTACATCAGAGTCATCCCTCAGAGCTGGAATGGTAGTTGCTGTATGAGGCTGGAGGTACTCGGCTGCCCACTGCCtg ACCCCACCAGTGCCTACCAGAGGCTGCAGAATGAGGTGACTCCAGTCCAGTACCTGGACTTCAGACATCACAACTACTCAGACATGGTCACG ATGATGAAGTCTGTGTCTGAGGAGTGTCCCAACATCACCAGTATGTACAGCCTGGGTCGCAGCTCCAACGGACTGGACATCCTGGCCATGGTGATATCAGGCAACCCCACAGAACACGAGATAG GTGAGCCGGAGTTCCGCTACACGGCCGGTCTCCATGGAAACGAGGCGACGGGGCGGGAGATGGTTCTTCTTCTGTTGCAGTACCTGTGTAAGGAGTACAATGATGGCAACCCCAGAGTGCGCCGCCTGGTGGAGGGAATACGTATCCACCTGGTGCCCTCACTCAACCCTGATGGGCAGGAGAAAGCCCTCGCAGTG GGTTCCGAGCTGAGTGGTTGGACAACAGGCCACTGGACGGAGGACGGCCATGACATCTTCCAGAACTTCCCTGACCTGAACAGTGTTTTGTGGGAGGCCGAGGACAAGGGCATGGTGCCCAAACTGACCCCCAATCACCATGTCAAGATCCCTGCAGATCAAGAGGGGGATGACAGG ATTGCTGTGGAGACTCGAGCCATCATCTTGTGGATGGAGAGCCACCCATTCGTACTGGGGGCCAACTTCCAGGGGGGAGAGAGGTTCGTGGCGTACCCCTACGACAATCACCGCCTAACCAAGACCGCCGGCGCCAGCAccagagagggcaagagagagagggcacagaGCCGAAAGAAGAGACA GTACGAGGAGTTTGAGGAGCCGGAGGAAGATGATAGAAACAGGGGATACCAGCAGCCAGAAGAAGACCAGTGGAACAGGGGATACCAGGAGCCAGAAGAAGACCAGTGGAACAGGGGATACCAAGCAGCCGAAGAAGAACAGTGGACAGGAGATACCAGCAGACCAGAAGGAAGACAGTGGAACAGGGGATACCAGCAGCCGGAAGAAGACCAGTGGAACAGGGGATACCAGCAGCCAGAAGAAGACCAGTGGAACAGGGGATACCAGCAGCGAGAAGAAGACCAGTATAACAGGGGATACCAGCAGccggaggaggagtggaggggacaTGGCTATGGAcacagggaagaggaagaggaggatgacagagggagaggggggtacgCAGAGCCTGAGGATGAACCCAGGGCCACAGCAGACGCCTCCTTTTTCAG gTGGTTGGCCATCTCTTATGCCTCTACTCACCTGTCGATGACATACACTTCCCACGGCTCCTGTCACGGCAATGACATCACTGGAGGCGTTGGAATCGTCAATCGCGCCAAGTGGCAGCCCGTCAAAGGAA gTATGAATGACTTCAGCTACCTGCACACTAACTGTCTGGAGCTGTCAGTGTTCCTGGGCTGTGATAAGTTCCCCCATCAGAGTGAGCTGGTCATTGAAtgggagaagaacagagaggccATGCTCACCTTCATggagcag GTGCAGCGTGGGATCAGGGGCGTGGTAAAAGACAATGAGGGGAACCCCATCGCTAATGCTACAGTTTCTGTAGAGGGGGTCAACCATGATGTCTCTACAG CTGTAACAGGGGACTACTGGCGCTTGTTGAACCCAGGTGAGTACCGTGTGACGGTGCGGGCAGAAGGCTACGCCCCCCTGACCAAGCTGTGTGTGGTGGGCTACGAGGCAGGGGCAACTACCTGCAGCTTTAACCTGGCCAAGTCCAACTGGGACCGTATCAAACAA ATCATGGCCCTGCACGGCAACAAGCCCATACGCCTGCTCAGCCACGGCAACGGCGGAACAAGACGGAACACGGTCTCCAATGGTAACAGGCATGTGACGCCTCCCGACAGAGTTACCGCCATGGGTCCTGAGGCGCGTCGCAAGCAAAAGCAAAAGCTAGGGCTCGACCGCACCCGTCGTCTACGGCAACAGAGACTGATGAGATCGACCACGCCGGTTCCCCCGACGACCACGCCGGTTCCCCCGACGACCACGCCGGTTCCCCCGACGACCACGCCGGTTCCCACGACAACAGAGGCGGAGCCCACTACTGCTTGGTACGACTCGTGGTTCATAGGAGAGGAGCAAACGTCGGCACCGGAAAGTTTCACGGACTCCATCTTGGATTACAAATACGAGTACAAGATCGACGATTACTAA